One Helianthus annuus cultivar XRQ/B chromosome 7, HanXRQr2.0-SUNRISE, whole genome shotgun sequence genomic region harbors:
- the LOC110866547 gene encoding monothiol glutaredoxin-S4, translating to MDRVNIMVSERPVVIFSKSSCILSYSNKSLFTNFGVNPTIYELDEIVRGGEIEQALSVRGHSKVPIVFIGGELVGGANEIMSLHLKRNLKPMLISAGALWV from the coding sequence ATGGACAGAGTGAACATAATGGTTTCTGAGAGGCCTGTGGTGATCTTCAGTAAGAGTTCCTGCATCTTGTCCTACTCAAACAAGTCTCTCTTCACTAACTTTGGTGTGAACCCTACGATCTATGAGCTCGATGAGATTGTAAGAGGCGGAGAGATTGAGCAAGCATTGTCTGTGCGCGGTCATAGTAAGGTCCCCATTGTCTTCATTGGTGGTGAGTTGGTTGGTGGAGCTAATGAGATTATGAGTCTTCATCTGAAGAGGAATCTGAAGCCAATGTTGATCAGCGCTGGAGCTTTATGGGTTTGA